In the Oncorhynchus gorbuscha isolate QuinsamMale2020 ecotype Even-year linkage group LG05, OgorEven_v1.0, whole genome shotgun sequence genome, one interval contains:
- the LOC124036109 gene encoding ras-related protein Rab-27B-like, with translation MTTDWDYDYLIKLLSLGDSGVGKTTFLYRYTDNKFNRKFTTTVGIDFREKRVTYLGTGSNGTTEKTFKVHLQLWDTAGQERFRSLTTAFFRDAMGFLLMFDLTNQQSFLNVRNWMSQLQANAYCDSPDIVLVGTKADLKDLRDVQGKQARDLADRYCVPYFETSSATGDEVDQAVTTLLDLVMRRMEQNTEGPVSEAANGSAVLNKVAETSTSRKCAC, from the exons ATGACGACTGATTGGGATTACGACTACCTGATCAAGCTCTTGTCGTTAGGGGACTCTGGAGTGGGGAAAACCACTTTCCTCTACAGGTACACTGACAACAAGTTCAACCGCAAGTTCACCACCACAGTGGGAATAGACTTCAGGGAAAAGAGAGTG ACGTATTTGGGGACTGGCTCTAATGGAACGACAGAGAAGACTTTTAAAGTGCATCTACAGCTCTGGGACACAGCAGGGCAAGAGAG GTTCAGAAGTCTCACTACAGCCTTCTTCAGAGACGCAATGGGCTTCCTTCTTATGTTTGATCTGACCAATCAGCAGAGTTTTCTGAATGTCAGGAACTGGATGA GTCAGCTACAGGCAAATGCCTATTGTGACAGTCCAGACATAGTCTTAGTTGGCACCAAAGCAGACCTCAAAGACCTGAGAGATGTACAAGGAAAACAAGCCAGGGACCTGGCGGACAGATATTG tGTACCCTATTTTGAGACGAGCAGTGCCACAGGGGATGAGGTAGACCAGGCAGTGACCACTCTGCTGGACCTGGTGATGAGGCGCATGGAGCAGAACACAGAGGGGCCTGTGTCAGAGGCTGCCAATGGGAGCGCAGTCCTTAACAAAGTGGCCGAAACCTCCACCAGCAGGAAGTGTGCCTGTTAG
- the LOC124036108 gene encoding sia-alpha-2,3-Gal-beta-1,4-GlcNAc-R:alpha 2,8-sialyltransferase-like, whose protein sequence is MVRIANALGLVILMVALLILSLISYVSIRKDSIFSSTKNDNMGGPRIMFHAGFRSQFAMNFLDPSFIPLTNALNEELQGKPSKWKFNRTAFYQQRKEIFHYIDVANNFSLTKNGVRVGQLMHFDYSSHKYVFSISNNLKSLLPDASPIQNKHYNVCAVVGNSGILTGSHCGPEIDSADFIFRCNFAPTDSYYKDVGRKTNLTTFNPSILERYYNNLLTIQDRNNFFLNLKKLEGAILWIPAFFLHTSATVTRTLVDFFVEHKGQLKIELAWPGNIMQDVNKYWKTKNLSPKRLSTGILMYTLASAMCEEIHLYGFWPFGWDPNTGKELPYHYYDKKGTKFTTKWQETHQLPSEFKLLYKMHGEGVTKLSLSHCS, encoded by the exons ATGGTCCGCATCGCAAACGCTCTGGGTCTGGTCATATTGATGGTTGCTCTTCTCATTTTATCCTTAATAAGTTATGTGTCCATTAGAAAGGACAGCATCTTCTCTTCCACAAAAAATGACAATATGGGAGGACCACGGATAATGTTCCACGCAGGATTTCG GTCACAGTTTGCCATGAATTTCCTGGACCCATCCTTCATCCCGTTAACCAATGCTCTGAACGAGGAGCTGCAAGGCAAACCTTCCAAATGGAAATTCAATAGGACAGCTTTTTATCAGCaaag GAAAGAGATCTTCCATTACATTGATGTGgccaacaacttctccctcaccAAGAACGGTGTGCGCGTCGGCCAGCTGATGCACTTCGACTACTCCAGTCACAAGTATGTCTTCTCTATAAGCAACAACCTGAAGTCACTGCTTCCTGATGCTTCACCCATCCAGAACAAGCACTACAACGTGTGTGCCGTGGTGGGTAACAGTGGGATCCTGACTGGTAGCCATTGTGGGCCAGAGATCGACAGCGCCGACTTTATCTTCCGCTGCAACTTCGCCCCTACCGACTCCTACTACAAGGATGTGGGCCGGAAGACcaacctcaccacctttaacccCAGCATCCTGGAGAGGTACTACAACAACCTTTTGACCATCCAGGACCGCAACAACTTCTTCCTCAACCTGAAGAAGCTGGAAGGGGCCATTTTGTGGATCCCTGCGTTTTTCCTCCACACCTCAGCCACCGTCACACGGACCCTGGTGGACTTCTTTGTTGAGCACAAGGGGCAGCTGAAAATCGAGCTGGCCTGGCCTGGAAACATCATGCAGGATGTCAACAA ATATTGGAAGACCAAAAACCTGTCCCCGAAGCGACTCAGCACTGGTATCCTCATGTACACTCTGGCCTCGGCCATGTGTGAGGAGATCCATCTCTATGGCTTCTGGCCCTTCGGCTGGGATCCCAACACAGGCAAGGAGCTGCCCTACCACTACTACGACAAGAAAGGAACCAAGTTCACCACCAAGTGGCAGGAGACCCACCAGCTGCCCAGTGAGTTTAAGCTGCTCTACAAGATGCATGGAGAAGGTGTGACCAAGCTGAGCCTttcacactgttcctag
- the LOC124036111 gene encoding cyclin-G2-like isoform X2 — MQDLQDLDNETCWLVKELKSYIAQEADFLPRETGLNIMESAAENHNGVSAKCRNAKVEDLWSLASFFGFSTQTFVLAVNLLDRFLAIMKVQTKHVPCIGVSCLHIAAKMVEDECNISPTHELIRISQSKFTVSDLSRMEKIISEKLNLELKAITALTFLHLYHAVIVSLTSERGEIPSIERLEAQLKACLCQLIFSKAKPSVLALSVITQEFDALQSLAMLEIVQELQRHLKIVDSELLYWRGLVAKCMTEYSSSECNKPDNKKLVWIVSRRTAQNLHANHFSVPELPTIPEGSWDESESEDSCEDMSCEEDSLCGSPGSDAEGAFFPSEFCNQGRK; from the exons ATGCAGGATCTTCAAGACCTTGACAATGAAACATGTTGGCTTGTCAAAGAGCTAAAGTCATACATTGCTCAAGAAGCAGACTTTTTACCAAGGGAAACTGGCCTCAATATAATGGAGTCTGCAGCAGAG AATCACAATGGAGTCTCTGCAAAATGCAGAAATGCCAAAGTTGAAGACCTGTGGAGCCTGGCCAGTTTCTTTGGTTTCAGCACCCAGACATTTGTCCTAGCTGTCAATCTACTGGATAGGTTCTTAGCCATTATGAAG GTCCAAACTAAGCATGTGCCCTGCATTGGagtctcctgtctccatattgcTGCCAAAATGGTTGAGGACGAGTGCAACATCTCACCCACCCATGAACTCATCCGCATCAGCCAAAGCAAGTTCACTGTGTCTGACCTCAGCCGAATGGAGAAGATCATCTCTGAAAAACTCAACTTGGAGCTCAAAGCCATCACAGCCTTAACTTTTTTACACTTATACCATGCTGTCATTGTATCACTTACATCAGAAAG GGGGGAGATCCCAAGCATTGAAAGACTGGAAGCCCAGCTAAAAGCCTGCTTATGCCAGCTTATTTTCTCTAAAGCAAAA ccATCGGTGCTGGCACTGTCTGTCATTACTCAGGAATTTGATGCCCTCCAGTCTCTTGCCATGTTGGAAATTGTCCAAGAACTCCAAAGGCACTTAAAG ATTGTTGACAGTGAGTTACTCTACTGGAGGGGACTCGTGGCCAAATGCATGACTGAGTACAGCTCAAGTGAATGTAACAAACCAGACAACAAAAAACTGGTGTGGATCGTGTCCAGACGAACCGCCCAAAATTTGCACGCTAATCACTTCAGTGTCCCTGAACTGCCGACTATTCCAGAGGGCAGCTGGGATGAAAGTGAGAG TGAGGATTCCTGTGAGGATATGAGCTGTGAAGAGGACAGCCTGTGCGGCTCTCCTGGCAGTGATGCAGAGGGAGCCTTCTTCCCCTCAGAGTTTTGCAACCAGGGCAGAAAATGA
- the LOC124036111 gene encoding cyclin-G2-like isoform X1, with translation MCTNSSCSKRLARMQDLQDLDNETCWLVKELKSYIAQEADFLPRETGLNIMESAAENHNGVSAKCRNAKVEDLWSLASFFGFSTQTFVLAVNLLDRFLAIMKVQTKHVPCIGVSCLHIAAKMVEDECNISPTHELIRISQSKFTVSDLSRMEKIISEKLNLELKAITALTFLHLYHAVIVSLTSERGEIPSIERLEAQLKACLCQLIFSKAKPSVLALSVITQEFDALQSLAMLEIVQELQRHLKIVDSELLYWRGLVAKCMTEYSSSECNKPDNKKLVWIVSRRTAQNLHANHFSVPELPTIPEGSWDESESEDSCEDMSCEEDSLCGSPGSDAEGAFFPSEFCNQGRK, from the exons ATGTGCACAAATTCGTCTTGTTCCAAGCGTTTGGCAAG GATGCAGGATCTTCAAGACCTTGACAATGAAACATGTTGGCTTGTCAAAGAGCTAAAGTCATACATTGCTCAAGAAGCAGACTTTTTACCAAGGGAAACTGGCCTCAATATAATGGAGTCTGCAGCAGAG AATCACAATGGAGTCTCTGCAAAATGCAGAAATGCCAAAGTTGAAGACCTGTGGAGCCTGGCCAGTTTCTTTGGTTTCAGCACCCAGACATTTGTCCTAGCTGTCAATCTACTGGATAGGTTCTTAGCCATTATGAAG GTCCAAACTAAGCATGTGCCCTGCATTGGagtctcctgtctccatattgcTGCCAAAATGGTTGAGGACGAGTGCAACATCTCACCCACCCATGAACTCATCCGCATCAGCCAAAGCAAGTTCACTGTGTCTGACCTCAGCCGAATGGAGAAGATCATCTCTGAAAAACTCAACTTGGAGCTCAAAGCCATCACAGCCTTAACTTTTTTACACTTATACCATGCTGTCATTGTATCACTTACATCAGAAAG GGGGGAGATCCCAAGCATTGAAAGACTGGAAGCCCAGCTAAAAGCCTGCTTATGCCAGCTTATTTTCTCTAAAGCAAAA ccATCGGTGCTGGCACTGTCTGTCATTACTCAGGAATTTGATGCCCTCCAGTCTCTTGCCATGTTGGAAATTGTCCAAGAACTCCAAAGGCACTTAAAG ATTGTTGACAGTGAGTTACTCTACTGGAGGGGACTCGTGGCCAAATGCATGACTGAGTACAGCTCAAGTGAATGTAACAAACCAGACAACAAAAAACTGGTGTGGATCGTGTCCAGACGAACCGCCCAAAATTTGCACGCTAATCACTTCAGTGTCCCTGAACTGCCGACTATTCCAGAGGGCAGCTGGGATGAAAGTGAGAG TGAGGATTCCTGTGAGGATATGAGCTGTGAAGAGGACAGCCTGTGCGGCTCTCCTGGCAGTGATGCAGAGGGAGCCTTCTTCCCCTCAGAGTTTTGCAACCAGGGCAGAAAATGA